One window of Curtobacterium sp. 458 genomic DNA carries:
- a CDS encoding YihY/virulence factor BrkB family protein codes for MPDRDARAIQRTGVRAVVRRTYHSVIRHRVVDAAASLTFFATLTVFPTALAVVSALAIVDRSGDGLADIVQILGFIVRPETAQHLEEPLRQLLSLDNPWLGFATGVVLTLWSLSGYATAFGRAMNTAYEVEEGRRIWKFRSMMLLVTLLVMVGGAIAILILLGTPTIAAAIVDQMGWPVWVDDLWNVAKWPVLAAVLVVMVAVLYYATPNVRTPQLRWVSAGAAFAIVTWAIATFGFAVYVETIGAGNRAYGWLGGAILLLVYLYISNFVLVVGGELDSEVIRMRQLFAGIEADESIRLPLRDVTRNFTLARWRDADIATAHHVRVEAAKLPRDDEDAAQAEHLRDLAGKVQVSEPPMP; via the coding sequence ATGCCGGACCGTGATGCGCGCGCCATCCAGCGGACCGGGGTCCGCGCCGTCGTCCGGCGCACCTACCACTCGGTCATCCGGCACCGCGTCGTCGACGCGGCGGCGTCGCTGACGTTCTTCGCGACCCTCACGGTGTTCCCGACCGCACTCGCGGTCGTGTCGGCGCTCGCGATCGTCGACCGGTCGGGAGACGGCCTCGCGGACATCGTCCAGATCCTCGGGTTCATCGTGCGCCCGGAGACCGCGCAGCACCTCGAGGAGCCGCTCCGGCAGCTGCTCTCGCTCGACAACCCGTGGCTCGGCTTCGCGACCGGCGTGGTCCTGACGCTGTGGTCGCTGTCCGGGTACGCGACCGCGTTCGGCCGCGCGATGAACACCGCCTACGAGGTCGAGGAGGGCCGCCGGATCTGGAAGTTCCGCAGCATGATGCTCCTCGTCACCCTGCTCGTCATGGTCGGCGGCGCGATCGCGATCCTCATCCTGCTCGGCACCCCGACGATCGCCGCGGCCATCGTCGACCAGATGGGCTGGCCGGTCTGGGTGGACGACCTGTGGAACGTGGCGAAGTGGCCCGTGCTCGCCGCGGTCCTCGTCGTCATGGTCGCGGTGCTCTACTACGCGACGCCGAACGTCCGGACGCCCCAGCTCCGGTGGGTGTCGGCCGGTGCCGCCTTCGCGATCGTGACCTGGGCGATCGCGACGTTCGGGTTCGCGGTCTACGTCGAGACGATCGGTGCCGGCAACCGCGCGTACGGCTGGCTCGGCGGCGCGATCCTGCTGCTCGTGTACCTGTACATCTCGAACTTCGTGCTCGTCGTCGGCGGTGAGCTCGACTCCGAGGTCATCCGGATGCGCCAGCTGTTCGCCGGCATCGAGGCCGACGAGTCGATCCGGCTCCCCCTCCGCGACGTCACGCGGAACTTCACGCTGGCCCGGTGGCGGGACGCCGACATCGCGACCGCACACCACGTCCGGGTCGAGGCGGCCAAGCTCCCCCGCGACGACGAGGACGCCGCGCAGGCCGAACACCTCCGCGACCTCGCCGGCAAGGTGCAGGTGAGCGAACCCCCGATGCCGTAA
- a CDS encoding aspartate ammonia-lyase, with protein sequence MSNDAPRPTRTESDSLGSREVPADAYWGINTLRALENFPITSVPIAVYPDLIEALATVKQAAARANKAIGVLDGERADAIDAAAQEVRDGRLRDQFVVDIVQGGAGTSTNMNTNEVLANRALELLGREKGDYAYLHPIDHVNRSQSTNDTYPTSIKLAMILGVRRLNTQLEALSDAFAERGRAFADVLKIGRTQLQDAVPMTLGQEFTGFSHTIQEDVLLLSKVMPLLAETNLGATAIGTGITADPLYRDEVRRQLQIATGLDVVTAPDLIEATSDAGAFMTLSGTVKRSAAKLSKICNDLRLLASGPQAGLGEITLPARQAGSSIMPGKVNPVIPEVVNQIAFAVVGADTTVTMAAEGGQLQLNAFEPIIAHSIMQSLQWMANGCETLRVHCVTGIEANEAKLAAQVDTNVGVVTALTPYIGYAAAASIAHTALTTSTPIATLVTAAGLMEEDQVQRVLSPARLSGIELATGAIPVVTEEMLDQAARER encoded by the coding sequence GTGAGCAACGACGCACCACGACCCACCCGCACCGAGTCCGACTCCCTGGGCAGCCGAGAGGTCCCGGCCGACGCCTACTGGGGGATCAACACCCTCCGGGCGCTCGAGAACTTCCCGATCACCTCCGTCCCGATCGCGGTGTACCCGGACCTCATCGAGGCCCTCGCGACCGTCAAGCAGGCAGCGGCCCGCGCGAACAAGGCGATCGGGGTGCTCGACGGCGAGCGCGCCGACGCCATCGACGCGGCCGCGCAGGAGGTCCGCGACGGACGGCTCCGCGACCAGTTCGTGGTCGACATCGTCCAGGGCGGCGCCGGCACGTCGACGAACATGAACACGAACGAGGTGCTCGCGAACCGGGCACTCGAACTCCTCGGGCGGGAGAAGGGCGACTACGCCTACCTGCACCCGATCGACCACGTGAACCGCAGCCAGTCGACGAACGACACGTACCCGACGAGCATCAAGCTGGCGATGATCCTCGGTGTGCGCCGGCTCAACACGCAGCTCGAGGCACTGTCCGACGCCTTCGCCGAGCGCGGGCGGGCCTTCGCGGACGTCCTGAAGATCGGACGGACGCAGCTCCAGGACGCTGTGCCGATGACGCTCGGACAGGAGTTCACCGGGTTCTCGCACACCATCCAGGAGGACGTGCTCCTGCTGTCGAAGGTCATGCCGCTGCTGGCGGAGACGAACCTCGGCGCGACGGCGATCGGCACGGGCATCACCGCCGATCCGCTGTACCGCGACGAGGTCCGGCGGCAGTTGCAGATCGCGACCGGCCTCGACGTCGTGACCGCGCCGGACCTCATCGAGGCCACGAGCGACGCCGGGGCGTTCATGACGCTCTCCGGCACGGTGAAGCGCAGCGCCGCGAAGCTCTCGAAGATCTGCAACGACCTCCGACTCCTCGCGTCGGGGCCGCAGGCCGGCCTGGGCGAGATCACGCTGCCGGCACGCCAGGCGGGGTCGTCGATCATGCCCGGCAAGGTCAACCCGGTGATCCCCGAGGTCGTGAACCAGATCGCGTTCGCCGTCGTCGGGGCGGACACCACCGTGACGATGGCGGCCGAGGGCGGACAGCTGCAGCTCAACGCGTTCGAGCCGATCATCGCGCACTCGATCATGCAGTCGCTGCAGTGGATGGCGAACGGCTGCGAGACCCTCCGCGTGCACTGCGTCACGGGCATCGAGGCGAACGAGGCGAAGCTCGCGGCGCAGGTGGACACGAACGTCGGCGTCGTGACCGCGCTGACGCCGTACATCGGGTACGCGGCGGCGGCGTCGATCGCGCACACGGCACTGACCACCTCGACGCCGATCGCGACGCTCGTCACCGCTGCCGGTCTCATGGAGGAGGACCAGGTGCAGCGGGTCCTGTCGCCTGCGCGCCTGTCGGGGATCGAGCTGGCGACGGGGGCGATCCCGGTGGTCACCGAGGAGATGCTGGACCAGGCGGCGCGGGAGCGCTGA
- a CDS encoding inorganic phosphate transporter, whose translation MDITLIVVLVIALALFFDFTNGFHDTANAMATPIATGAMKPKVAVTVAAVLNLVGAFLSTAVATSISHGLINEGPGGVAITPEMIFAGLIGAVVWNMITWLRGLPSSSSHALFGGLIGAAIVGAGFGSVNYAALLTVVIIPAFLSPVIAALVSFLSTRIAYRITRRPVFPNERGGFRFGQIFTSSMVSLAHGTNDAQKTMGVITLTLIASGAQSANQGVQFWVVVACALAIALGTYTGGWRIIRTLGSGITEIRATQGFAAEASTAATILASSHLGFALSTTQVSSGSIIGAGLGRRGSKIQWSTAGKIVIAWFITLPAAAAVGAVASGIARIGVLGLVIDAVVGSAVILGLYLWSLRKPHDQAAAIEVDVAANAVLTRKERRDMQRKKRAEVVSARRAELSRERTLRRMAARKGGRR comes from the coding sequence GTGGACATCACACTCATAGTCGTCCTGGTCATCGCGTTGGCCCTCTTCTTCGACTTCACAAACGGTTTTCACGACACCGCCAACGCGATGGCGACCCCGATCGCGACCGGCGCCATGAAGCCCAAGGTCGCGGTCACCGTCGCAGCGGTGCTCAACCTCGTCGGTGCGTTCCTCAGCACCGCGGTGGCGACGTCGATCTCGCACGGGCTCATCAACGAGGGACCCGGCGGTGTGGCGATCACGCCCGAGATGATCTTCGCGGGGCTCATCGGCGCGGTCGTGTGGAACATGATCACCTGGCTGCGCGGGCTGCCGTCCTCGTCGTCGCACGCGCTGTTCGGCGGGCTCATCGGTGCCGCGATCGTCGGCGCCGGCTTCGGCTCCGTGAACTACGCCGCGCTGTTGACCGTCGTGATCATCCCGGCGTTCCTGTCGCCCGTCATCGCGGCGCTCGTGTCGTTCCTCTCGACGCGCATCGCCTACCGGATCACCCGCCGACCGGTGTTCCCGAACGAGCGCGGCGGGTTCCGCTTCGGGCAGATCTTCACGAGCTCGATGGTGTCGCTCGCGCACGGCACGAACGACGCGCAGAAGACGATGGGCGTCATCACGCTGACGCTCATCGCCTCGGGCGCGCAGTCGGCGAACCAGGGCGTCCAGTTCTGGGTCGTCGTGGCCTGTGCCCTCGCGATCGCCCTCGGCACGTACACCGGCGGATGGCGGATCATCCGCACGCTCGGCTCCGGCATCACCGAGATCCGGGCGACGCAGGGCTTCGCCGCCGAGGCCTCGACCGCCGCCACGATCCTCGCGTCGAGCCACCTCGGCTTCGCGCTGTCCACCACGCAGGTGTCGTCCGGGTCGATCATCGGCGCGGGCCTCGGTCGTCGCGGGTCGAAGATCCAGTGGTCGACCGCGGGCAAGATCGTCATCGCCTGGTTCATCACGCTGCCCGCCGCGGCTGCGGTCGGCGCGGTCGCGTCGGGCATCGCCCGCATCGGCGTCCTCGGCCTCGTGATCGACGCCGTGGTGGGTTCCGCGGTGATCCTCGGCCTGTACCTCTGGTCGCTCCGGAAGCCGCACGACCAGGCCGCCGCGATCGAGGTCGACGTGGCTGCGAACGCGGTCCTCACCCGCAAGGAGCGCCGGGACATGCAGCGCAAGAAGCGTGCCGAGGTCGTCTCGGCCCGCCGTGCCGAGCTGAGCCGTGAGCGCACCCTGCGCCGCATGGCCGCGCGCAAGGGAGGTCGTCGCTGA
- a CDS encoding sodium:proton antiporter, translating to MDPVELLILLIGSLAVTGFARAKGLPAPLLVTAVALAASFIPGLPHIEIDSEVILTVVLPPLLYSAALDVSWQSFQTSIKQIRRLGIFLVIVTALVVGVVAYFLIPDMTLPAAILLGAIVAPPDAVSAAAIGRKLGLPRRVMTVLSGESLINDAASLTLVRVFTLIIAGTSLTIWQDLGIFGLAIGVGLVVGGVLGVLVHWIRMRINDPVVETIMSILLPFVAYIGAEHLSGSGVIAVVTAGLYIGYNSPKEGYATRLQERPLWTSIDVILEGFVFALIGLQLNDVVQKLIESERSLGQTLTAAVVVLLVVILVRPLFVFESYVRNRFNGRWLRPLRVKLSRGHPSLRWMRGSAEPKLNWRELTVISWTGMRGVVTLAAAVSVVASPTEIPAQDTIFVIAFIVTVGTLLLQGLTLPFVIRALKVQDPEEGIQDVRSEMRLNERTTRAAIDLIEQRRPEWGERFGVEATDVFVARLKARLERAAETFRQDAVEEETEDQQLPSRLRGSQMQDIRRDLLDRRREIVLEEREKGNLDEEVMRRVLVTLDAEELAMDSAQASRSRS from the coding sequence ATGGACCCCGTCGAACTGCTCATCCTGCTGATCGGCTCACTGGCGGTGACGGGGTTCGCCCGGGCGAAGGGCCTGCCCGCTCCCCTGCTCGTCACCGCGGTCGCCCTCGCCGCGTCGTTCATCCCCGGGCTCCCGCACATCGAGATCGACAGCGAGGTCATCCTCACCGTCGTGCTCCCCCCGCTGCTCTACTCGGCGGCACTCGACGTGTCGTGGCAGAGCTTCCAGACGTCGATCAAGCAGATCCGACGTCTCGGCATCTTCCTCGTGATCGTCACCGCGCTCGTGGTCGGCGTCGTCGCGTACTTCCTCATCCCGGACATGACGCTGCCGGCCGCGATCCTCCTCGGCGCGATCGTCGCTCCGCCGGACGCCGTGTCCGCGGCCGCGATCGGTCGGAAGCTCGGGCTCCCGCGCCGCGTCATGACGGTGCTGTCCGGTGAGAGCCTCATCAACGACGCGGCCTCGCTGACCCTGGTCCGGGTGTTCACGCTCATCATCGCGGGGACGTCGCTGACGATCTGGCAGGACCTCGGCATTTTCGGGCTCGCGATCGGCGTCGGGCTCGTGGTCGGCGGCGTGCTCGGCGTCCTGGTGCACTGGATCCGGATGCGCATCAACGACCCCGTGGTCGAGACGATCATGAGCATCCTGCTCCCCTTCGTCGCCTACATCGGGGCCGAGCACCTGTCCGGTTCCGGCGTGATCGCGGTCGTCACGGCGGGCCTCTACATCGGCTACAACTCGCCGAAGGAGGGCTACGCGACCAGGCTCCAGGAGCGCCCGCTGTGGACGAGCATCGACGTCATCCTCGAGGGCTTCGTGTTCGCGCTCATCGGCCTGCAACTCAACGACGTCGTGCAGAAGCTGATCGAGAGCGAGCGGAGCCTGGGTCAGACGTTGACCGCCGCGGTCGTGGTGCTGCTCGTCGTGATCCTGGTGCGGCCCCTCTTCGTCTTCGAGTCGTACGTCCGCAACCGCTTCAACGGGCGGTGGCTCCGCCCGCTGCGCGTCAAGCTCTCCCGCGGACACCCGTCGCTGCGGTGGATGCGCGGCTCCGCCGAACCGAAGCTCAACTGGCGCGAGCTCACCGTCATCTCGTGGACCGGGATGCGCGGCGTGGTCACCCTCGCCGCCGCGGTCTCGGTCGTCGCGAGCCCGACGGAGATCCCGGCGCAGGACACCATCTTCGTGATCGCGTTCATCGTCACCGTCGGCACCCTGTTGCTGCAGGGGCTGACGCTGCCGTTCGTGATCCGCGCCCTGAAGGTGCAGGACCCGGAGGAGGGGATCCAGGACGTCCGGAGCGAGATGCGGCTCAACGAGCGCACGACCCGGGCGGCGATCGACCTCATCGAGCAGCGACGCCCGGAGTGGGGCGAGCGCTTCGGGGTCGAGGCCACGGACGTGTTCGTCGCACGGCTCAAGGCCCGGCTCGAGCGGGCGGCCGAGACGTTCCGGCAGGACGCGGTCGAGGAGGAGACCGAGGACCAGCAGCTGCCCTCGCGACTCCGGGGCTCGCAGATGCAGGACATCCGGCGCGACCTGCTCGACCGGCGCCGCGAGATCGTGCTCGAGGAGCGCGAGAAGGGCAACCTCGACGAGGAGGTCATGCGCCGGGTGCTCGTGACGCTCGACGCCGAGGAACTCGCGATGGACTCGGCCCAGGCGTCCCGCAGCCGGAGCTGA
- a CDS encoding 8-oxo-dGTP diphosphatase, with the protein MTERADRTIQHPAVVVVYLLRDGADGPEVLLGEKRRGLGTGRLVGPGGKREPGEAAVDTAVREVAEEVGLRLDPDDLEARGTLDYRFPFRPSWSQVSDVFVCRRWQGDPTGSDELEPRWIPVDAVPYRAMWDDAQYWLPGVLAGGRVRARFTFAEDNATVAGFTGA; encoded by the coding sequence GTGACCGAACGCGCCGACCGCACGATCCAGCACCCGGCCGTGGTCGTCGTGTACCTGCTCCGTGACGGCGCCGACGGTCCCGAGGTGCTCCTCGGCGAGAAGCGGCGCGGGCTCGGCACCGGTCGCCTGGTCGGCCCCGGCGGGAAGCGGGAGCCCGGCGAGGCGGCGGTCGACACGGCCGTCCGCGAGGTGGCCGAGGAGGTCGGCCTGCGGCTCGACCCCGACGACCTGGAGGCACGGGGCACGTTGGACTACCGGTTCCCGTTCCGGCCGTCCTGGTCCCAGGTCTCGGACGTGTTCGTCTGCCGCCGCTGGCAGGGGGACCCGACGGGCAGCGACGAGCTCGAGCCCCGGTGGATCCCGGTCGACGCCGTTCCCTACCGGGCGATGTGGGACGACGCACAGTACTGGCTGCCCGGGGTGCTCGCGGGCGGCCGGGTCCGGGCACGCTTCACGTTCGCGGAGGACAACGCGACCGTGGCCGGGTTCACCGGAGCGTGA
- a CDS encoding tryptophan synthase subunit alpha, translated as MAESRRSGRSLEVLRAEAAEEISMLVEHRSRQGEDPWDFMPTLPTVDEQVVLILRADSLELDAAIGKRSAQWSMHPASGQGTAMGEEYHRLRRIALQHPELTEAVWKLMGALPDAS; from the coding sequence ATGGCTGAGTCCCGCAGGTCGGGGCGCAGCCTCGAAGTGTTGCGTGCCGAGGCCGCCGAGGAGATCTCGATGCTCGTCGAGCACCGGAGCCGTCAGGGCGAGGACCCGTGGGACTTCATGCCGACGCTGCCGACCGTCGACGAGCAGGTCGTGCTCATCCTCCGCGCCGACTCCCTCGAGCTCGACGCCGCGATCGGCAAGCGGAGCGCGCAGTGGTCGATGCACCCGGCGTCCGGGCAGGGCACCGCCATGGGCGAGGAGTACCACCGCCTGCGCCGCATCGCGCTGCAGCACCCGGAGCTGACCGAGGCGGTCTGGAAGCTCATGGGGGCGCTCCCCGACGCGAGCTGA
- a CDS encoding aminodeoxychorismate lyase, translating to MTETVLAILNQPSRDAAPHDPDADTFWFAAPLEEHVQVQDLGIIRGDGVFETITVVDGRPQALEPHLARFERSARMLDLPVPDADAWRRTIEAVCAELDPVREGFVKTVLTRGVEGSVRPTGWAYAAPSGDQTPARTEGISVVTLDRGYRHDVERTSPWLLQGAKTLSYAVNMAALREADRRGADDALFVSTDGYVLEGTRANLVLSVGGRLVTPRTDIGILAGTTQADVFRFAEDAGIDTAYELVTLADLEAADALWLVSSVRQAAPIRSVNGVTRAMDLPLTERINEFLLSREA from the coding sequence ATGACCGAAACCGTCCTCGCGATCCTCAACCAGCCCTCCCGCGACGCCGCGCCGCACGACCCGGACGCCGACACGTTCTGGTTCGCCGCCCCGCTCGAGGAGCACGTGCAGGTGCAGGACCTCGGGATCATCCGCGGCGACGGCGTGTTCGAGACCATCACCGTGGTGGACGGCCGGCCGCAGGCGCTCGAACCGCACCTGGCGCGCTTCGAACGCTCCGCCCGCATGCTCGACCTGCCCGTCCCGGACGCCGACGCCTGGCGCCGCACGATCGAGGCCGTGTGCGCCGAGCTCGACCCCGTCCGCGAGGGCTTCGTGAAGACCGTGCTCACCCGGGGCGTCGAGGGCTCCGTCCGTCCGACCGGCTGGGCGTACGCGGCGCCGTCGGGTGATCAGACGCCGGCCCGCACCGAGGGCATCTCGGTCGTGACGCTCGACCGCGGCTACCGGCACGACGTCGAGCGCACGTCGCCGTGGCTCCTGCAGGGCGCGAAGACGCTGTCCTACGCGGTGAACATGGCGGCGCTGCGGGAGGCCGACCGCCGTGGGGCCGACGACGCGCTGTTCGTGTCGACGGACGGCTACGTGCTCGAGGGCACCCGGGCGAACCTGGTCCTGTCCGTCGGCGGTCGGCTCGTGACGCCCCGCACCGACATCGGCATCCTCGCCGGGACCACGCAGGCCGACGTGTTCCGGTTCGCCGAGGACGCCGGCATCGACACCGCCTACGAGCTCGTGACGCTCGCCGACCTCGAGGCCGCCGACGCCCTCTGGCTCGTGTCGAGCGTCCGGCAGGCGGCGCCGATCCGGTCGGTGAACGGGGTCACGCGGGCGATGGACCTGCCGCTCACCGAGCGCATCAACGAGTTCCTCCTGTCGCGCGAGGCCTGA
- a CDS encoding amidohydrolase, with the protein MTNSFAITGAHVVPVSSPEFDGGAVVVEDGKITAIGPDVSPPDGMPVVDAAGAWLVPGFVEAHGHVGIHEEANGEAGNDTNEMTGPNMAGVRAIDAVDIQDEGFRDALAGGVTSIVVKPGSGNPIGGQTVAIKTWGGRTIDEQLISDSVSVKSALGENPKRVYGGKGQTPSTRLGVAKIIRDAFVEAQNYRAARDAAEAKGDPFARDLTKETLVRVLDGELAWDQHTHRHDDIATAIRLAEEFGYRLVVNHGTEAHKIADVLAEKAIPVIYGPLFTSRSKVELRDRGIPNLATIAAAGVRVAITTDAPVVPINMLVDQATAAVKEGLPWQTALEALTVNPADILGFGDRVGRLEVGHDADLVLWDGDPLAATSRATRVWIEGAQVFAWADGQGVTSERW; encoded by the coding sequence ATGACCAACTCCTTCGCCATCACCGGTGCCCACGTCGTCCCCGTCAGCTCCCCGGAGTTCGACGGCGGGGCGGTCGTCGTCGAGGACGGGAAGATCACGGCGATCGGTCCCGACGTCTCCCCGCCGGACGGCATGCCCGTGGTCGACGCCGCCGGTGCGTGGCTCGTCCCCGGCTTCGTCGAGGCACACGGCCACGTCGGCATCCACGAGGAGGCCAACGGCGAGGCGGGCAACGACACGAACGAGATGACCGGCCCGAACATGGCCGGCGTCCGCGCGATCGACGCCGTGGACATCCAGGACGAGGGCTTCCGCGACGCCCTCGCCGGCGGTGTCACGAGCATCGTCGTCAAGCCCGGCTCCGGCAACCCGATCGGCGGCCAGACCGTCGCGATCAAGACGTGGGGCGGCCGGACGATCGACGAGCAGCTCATCTCCGACTCGGTGAGCGTGAAGAGCGCGCTCGGCGAGAACCCGAAGCGCGTGTACGGCGGGAAGGGACAGACCCCGTCCACGCGGCTCGGCGTCGCGAAGATCATCCGTGACGCGTTCGTCGAGGCCCAGAACTACCGTGCCGCCCGCGACGCCGCCGAGGCGAAGGGCGACCCGTTCGCCCGCGACCTCACGAAGGAGACGCTCGTCCGCGTGCTCGACGGCGAGCTCGCCTGGGACCAGCACACCCACCGGCACGACGACATCGCGACCGCGATCCGCCTCGCCGAGGAGTTCGGCTACCGCCTCGTCGTGAACCACGGCACCGAGGCGCACAAGATCGCCGACGTCCTCGCGGAGAAGGCGATCCCGGTCATCTACGGACCGCTCTTCACGAGCCGGTCGAAGGTCGAGCTCCGCGACCGCGGCATCCCGAACCTCGCCACGATCGCCGCTGCCGGGGTCCGGGTCGCCATCACGACGGACGCGCCGGTCGTGCCGATCAACATGCTCGTCGACCAGGCCACGGCCGCCGTGAAGGAAGGCCTGCCGTGGCAGACCGCGCTCGAGGCGCTCACGGTCAACCCGGCCGACATCCTCGGCTTCGGCGACCGCGTGGGCCGGCTCGAGGTCGGCCACGACGCCGACCTCGTCCTGTGGGACGGTGACCCGCTCGCCGCGACCAGCCGCGCGACGCGCGTCTGGATCGAGGGCGCCCAGGTCTTCGCGTGGGCCGACGGACAGGGGGTCACCAGCGAGCGCTGGTGA
- a CDS encoding Fic family protein yields the protein MPHPLPLSRRSGSSAPSRPESAPLQRWPAHAQVVVPWRSSARGPRADRMLREITASLPPRIAAAEWSPDAGTEQLLAHAAHALRTVDAEHGHVLFGLSSIMVRTEAVASSRIEHEHATLDDLARASVGGRANPSATTVARAGAALERLAASAADGAVTEAALLAAHRALMADDPVDARYAGRYRDVQNWIGGGPTPRLATYVPPPAAAVPELMEDLLAFVHRDDLHPIAQAALAHAQFESIHPFTDGNGRIGRALVAAVLRRRGLGIRVKAPVAVVLAAERARYFGRLAAYRDGDVDDLVRDLAIAIGTVCDEATLSALVLREHRAWLDTLGLPPALVGVLARESSVSEDTLDGLLDDRVDAVVRRLCGAGVLRSLTERRRRRVWRVEGVAAEFEAFTARVTDAVLARAGRAA from the coding sequence GTGCCCCATCCGCTCCCCCTCTCCCGCCGGTCGGGATCGTCCGCGCCCTCGCGGCCGGAGTCCGCACCCCTGCAGCGGTGGCCCGCGCACGCGCAGGTCGTCGTGCCGTGGCGGAGCAGTGCGCGCGGGCCGAGGGCCGACCGGATGCTGCGCGAGATCACTGCCTCCCTGCCGCCGCGGATCGCCGCCGCGGAGTGGTCACCCGATGCCGGCACCGAACAGCTCCTCGCACACGCAGCACACGCGCTGCGGACCGTCGACGCCGAGCACGGGCACGTCCTCTTCGGGCTGTCGTCGATCATGGTCCGGACGGAAGCCGTGGCCTCGTCGCGGATCGAGCACGAGCACGCGACCCTCGACGACCTGGCGCGCGCCTCCGTCGGCGGACGGGCGAACCCGAGCGCGACGACCGTGGCACGAGCCGGCGCGGCACTCGAGCGCCTCGCGGCGAGCGCTGCGGACGGTGCGGTCACCGAAGCGGCACTCCTCGCCGCCCACCGGGCGCTCATGGCCGACGACCCGGTGGACGCCCGGTACGCCGGGCGGTACCGCGACGTCCAGAACTGGATCGGCGGTGGACCGACGCCTCGACTGGCGACGTACGTCCCACCGCCCGCCGCCGCGGTCCCGGAGCTGATGGAGGACCTGCTGGCCTTCGTGCACCGTGACGACCTCCACCCGATCGCGCAGGCCGCCCTCGCCCACGCCCAGTTCGAGTCGATCCACCCGTTCACCGACGGCAACGGTCGGATCGGTCGTGCACTCGTCGCAGCGGTCCTCCGCCGACGGGGCCTGGGCATTCGGGTGAAGGCTCCGGTCGCCGTGGTGCTCGCGGCCGAGCGTGCGCGGTACTTCGGCCGGCTCGCCGCGTACCGGGACGGCGACGTGGACGACCTCGTCCGCGACCTCGCGATCGCGATCGGCACCGTCTGCGACGAGGCGACGCTCTCGGCGTTGGTGCTCCGGGAACACCGGGCGTGGCTCGACACCCTCGGGCTGCCCCCGGCGTTGGTCGGCGTGCTCGCGCGCGAGTCCTCCGTGTCGGAGGACACGCTCGACGGTCTGCTCGACGACCGGGTGGACGCGGTGGTCCGGCGTCTGTGCGGTGCCGGCGTGCTCCGGTCCCTGACCGAACGGCGCCGGCGACGGGTGTGGCGGGTCGAGGGTGTCGCTGCCGAGTTCGAGGCCTTCACCGCGCGGGTCACCGACGCGGTGCTCGCACGGGCGGGCCGAGCTGCGTGA